In the Sphingobacterium sp. PCS056 genome, TAAGAATTCTCTCTCCAATTTTTGCTCTTAAATGATCTGGATCAACAGCTTCTGATAAAAAGTAAAAATCACTTTCAAAATTTTCTATATCCGCAAAAAAATCTTCTATCTGAGCATAGCTATCGACAAATGTTTTAGCAGTGACAGTATGTTGATAAGTCTTACTATTCTCAATACCACCAGCATTCCTATTCGGAAAAAGGTGAAGGTTCCCATCACTGTCGACATTACCTAATTTAAACTCTAAAGAACTGTATAATCCAAATGAAGCATTTCCTTGGTCATCATTACGGATTGTGATTGAAGGATAAACATAACCTAATTCAGGAATTTTTTTTTGCACTGAACTTCTTAAAATTATCTCAATTTTTGATTCACTCAATGAAAGTGAACTAACAAAGAAGGTATTACCTTTCTGATTAGATAGCTTTGCGAGCTCTAAAAATGCAACAACAAAAGTTTCACCAATACCAAATTCTCGAAATTTATCTGAGTTTATAGCTTTAACATAATGCTGTTCTTCTACTTTATCATAAATAAGTCTAAACATTTTGTTACTTGGTCGTGCTTTTTCCTTTTCGAATCTTTGCTCCCAAGATTGATTAACAGCTTTTAAAAGATCTTTATCACGAAGTTCTTTTCTCAAATAAGTAATATACTGACTCAGTCTTCTATCATCATAAAACATTCGTAAGGAGTCATACAATGATATAGCAGTTAATTCATCTATCTCCATACCATCCAAAGTACCATTCTTCAAAATAAAATCTACATCATTATGTTGATTTTCTACAAAAGATGTTGTAACATTATCTTCCGAAACTTTAACTCTTTGAGTATCGAAACGATTTGTATAATCTTTAACAATAGCTGTAAATAAATCTATCTTTGGTAGCATTATATCAACTCCATCACCTAAAATATATTTATCTATAACGTACTGTTTTACCTCATCATCTTTTATCAAATTTAGAAGGCAATCAGATGAAACGTATCCTCTTCCTTCTCCTAATTCAGCCAAGCGTATTGGCCTTTGAACAAAATATTCTCTTATTTCCATTACTAATCAATGTATTATATTACCATATTCAGCCAAAAAAACAGACACGGTTGACTAGTTGCAAATACACCATGTAATCACGACTTTCGTTAATAAACGACCATGAAATCAAACAGAAAAAAAGAAATAAAAATATTTTTTGAGTTGCCGCAAACTAATTTTACCTTTGCGGCGTTATTAAAATACAACATAATCATTTCTCATTTAAGCCTAGCTGCTTGAATTGACAACAATGAAAGTTAATAAGACTCAGGTTGGGTAGGATCTTCCTGAGTTTTTCCCTTCATTATCAACTCCATTAAAACACTAACTTTTCATACTATCTAATTACTTTAAGTTTACTTATATTTTCTTTCAATATAATTTCATCAAGAATATCCATTGGTAATTTTAAGTAATCTTGCAACTCATTATTCGAATAAGCAAGATCAACTTGAAATAATTTAGTTGCTTTATCAAATAAAGCAGGGCTATCAATATAAACTTGAATTGGTTCAATTTTACTATATCCAAATCTACTCATCTGAATATTGAAGTACGTGTACTCATTCTGTTTGATACAACCCAAAGTGAAAGCTCTTCTAATTATTGATGCCATAGAAGTTAACCAATATCTTTTATACTCACCTAAGTCATTAAACTTCAATCCTCTTAATGAATTTTTAATTGCATTATCTGGCATTAAAAACTCTGAAGCAAAATTATTTGCTTCCTTTTCCTTATCTCTATATGAAGGTATTGGATAATTATTCTCATTATGCATTAAAAGATGTCCGAGCTCATGCGCAAGAGTAAATCTCTTTCTATCATTAGAAAAAGATTTATTTATTATAATTAAAGGATATCCTTTATCTGTTATAAAAGAGACACCATCAAACTTTTCTGTAGCATCAATTTCATATATAATTACCCCTTTACTTTCAATTAAAGTAAAGATATTTTTAACAGGATCAAATTGGCCTAAATTTAGTTTCTTTCTTGTGTAAGAAGCTATGTATTCAGGAGAATAACCTTCATCCACATTTAATGGGGAGAAAGTAAATTCTGGCCAATCAATATCTTCTGACATTTGATCTATAATATATCCTATTAATTTACATCTTAGCTCAAAAGTCTGTACAGCACCTTTTGTTACGCCAGATCTCTTTCTATAATTTGCATTTTCAACAATATTATTTATTTTCAAATCAAAAAATCCTTTTGGAAAATTTAAAAACTCAATAATATCTCTCTGAATACTATCTGACAAATATCCCAATCCCTTTTCAAATTTTGATAAATTTGATTGAGATAAACCGTTAATATTACTAGCTAAATCCGATTGACTCAATCCTCTGTATTCACGGGCAAATGTTAATTGTCTATTATTCATTTTATTTTTATCAAAAAATTAGTTTACATAAACACCACCAGGACATGTTGGTTAATTATACTATTTTTCTATTTTGAACTTTATTTTTTAATTTAGGTTCTATTAAGCTAACATTATTAAAGTTTATTGAATTTATGTTATTCTCATAATCCTCAAGAGCAATTGAAAAGACCACATTACCTTCATCAATATATAGCAATTGCGGATTAATATATTCTCCAATTTTGTTTTTTTGATAACCAAAATATAATATTCGTGCATCATTATAATTTGACGAAGAGAATAAATCTAATGTCATATTTTGACTCATTATCCCCTGCACATTCGATGTATAGATATTCATTGGCATACCTTTACTATTCAGTTTCTTGAAAAGAATTAAATACCCCTTAATGTTCAGAATCAAGCGCTTATATTTCCCATAAAAAGCTTTATCTCCAAAGTTTTCAAAAAGCATCTCCGCAAAAAAAGACTGCATTATTGAAGCTTCCAAACTTCTTGACCTCGACATTGGAGGAAAATTCATCATCACCTCCTGAGTTTTTTCCAATGCTTGGGAGAATGTTTTATGGAGCTCCCCCAGCTCCTTTTTAAGCTCTAATTTACAAGCTTCCAATACTGCAAGAGATCTTTTCCCTTGCATTCTTCGTGATTGATCACTATTTTTGTCTAAATTTATCATATTAATAAGATTAAACACGCCCTAGGTGGTGAATAATAAAATCCTTGTTCGTAGCAAGGATTTTATTATTAATACCCAAATTTAGTAAAAGTAACCCACTTTGTATATAATTTAACAAATAAATTGTAAAATAAAATATAAAATGCTTTAAAACAAGCCATTAACAATAGATATATTTCATAATTATTCTATACATAGGTACCTTAGGTAACCAATAATCATATATTATACTGGATTAATTTAAAGTAATTGATATCGTTAAGTACTATTTGGGTTCTCTTCAGTAAAAGACTAAAGTAAGTTGCTTTGTGTCGCAACATTATTATAAAAGATATGCCTTAATGATGTTCAAGTTTATACTTTTGTTCAGTTAGTTTTTAATATAAAACTATTGATTAAGTATAATATTCAAAGATATTAGTTGGTGCTACAATCTTTGAAAAAAAATATTAACTAAGAGTGTATTTGATACTTTTTCATTAGTATCAAATACACTTTTAATCCTTCATCAGAAAACCTTTCTTAACATTACACCATTTTTTATTATAAACTACATTACAATAACTTTTTACATCAATTTTGATAGTACTCGATCACTTAATTCTTTAATTTCAATTTCTGTACACCCCTCCTTCTCCATTATCTCGTTCATATACTTAAAGTGATTTAAGACAAAAGTTTCTAATGATTCCAAATCGAATTCTAAATTTTTTACGTTTCCAACTTGCACAATATTGTCTATTTCACAAATACAACTTGCTAAAATACCGTGAGATGAATGTTCTTTAGGAAAATCTGTATTTAAATAATAAAACCAATATGGAAAAGAACGATCAAGAAACTGAAGAAAATTCCTTATTTCCGGAATTTCGTAAACTTCTCTATTATCATTATCGTAACCATGAATTGTCAGTACTAACTTATTAAAATACTTCTTTGGTGTTTCATGCATTTCCGTTAAAGTATTTAAAACATCATTGAAATCTAAAGAATCAATTTCCATCTTAGAAATCACTAAATTTATTAACGCGTATTTATCGTGTTCCATTTTTTAAAAAATTATCAAATTCATAAAAAGTCATTATCTCGTATTCATTTTCAATAAACTCTAATGCACTATGTGAAGCTGTTATAAAGTAGGGATTTAATTTGAAATCAATTGGAACATTACATATGCTTTTGAAGATTTCTATTATGCTACCTCTGTGTTCATCAGTCCATCTTATTTTCCGAATAAATTTCTTATGGTATTTTTTCTGCTTATAATGATCATTCCATACCTGCCCTAATCCTCTAGCGTCGACAATTGGAGCATATGCTTTACATTCAACAATATATAACTCATTTGTCTCGGGTTTGAATGCAAGAATATCAATCTCACCACATTCAATATCTTTTCCGTCAATCTTAGCGACATTTAGACAGTTAAAACCAATATCAGAAAGCATTTTAGTCACCTCTTTTTCAAACACTTTCATTCTATAAAAGGTTTCTATATCTATTATATCTTGCGCCAGCTTAACATTATTCTTCAAGTCATTTCTTTGTCCCAAAACAATCTTTGTTACAAAAATATCTAACCATTCAACATATAACCTTGGACTAATGATAACATGTTTTTTAGAAGAAGTCACAAATTTCCTTTCAGCACTTCTACTGTCATACATTGTTTTAAAACTAGAGTCTAAATCAACTATAACCCCTGCGTTAAATAACATTCTAACCTGTTGATTTTTTCTTAAAAAATCGCGGGTCGCATGATTCTCATTGTCAATATTCAAAAAACTAATCTTTATCAATGATTGAATTTTTTCAATTGATACCCCAGAAACCTTAGAAACTAGCTGAATAAAGTCATCTAAAGGTTGTATAATTATTGATGCCTCAATATCAACAGAAATTTTGTTTGCAATGGAAATAATTATTTTTTTAATCTCCTCCATAGAAATGGAAAAGTGTTTTGATAAAAACGTATCAACCATGCTTGTTAAAACCTCATTATTTGGGGCAAAGTGACTATATTTATCCCAATCGGTTTTTAAAAGTATTGATTTAGTAATATTATCGAATAACTCTCTACCAGCTAAATCAAAGTCAGGAGATTTTACTAATAAATATGGAGAAAATACAATTTTTACTAAGGTCAGTCTATTGTTTAAGAAGTGTAAATAGTTTGAATATTCGGAACACTGCCCCATAGCAACTAATAATGTAAAAATCACATTAATATTTTCTGTTGTTGGTCTTTCTTGATTATGTATTGTATTAGTTTCTAGCTTTTCTAAACAAATATCTATAATGTAGCGCCAACCATAACGACCTATTGGAGAAAATATTTTATTTCCTATAACATTTTCAGCTGGATCATCATAATGTATTACGGTCCAAAGTTCAAGTTGTATATAAGCTTCTCGGATCCAAGCAGCAGGATGAAATTTACTTAGCTCATTTTCTAACTCTAATTTTAGAGAATTATAACAATCATTATAAAATTTCTTAATACTTTCCAAATCAGTCATTTCTCTAAAAACAGCCTTTGGCCAGTTTTCAATTATAATCTTGTTATAGATATCGTACCTTACTTCATATTGTGGTGATATTATTTGCATTTATGTTTATTAAATAAATTTTGTTAATATATTATTTCATTTAGTACGATCGCATTTTTCAGTTCTGCCAGTATTACAGTCCTTAATTATTCAAAACTTTAATGAATTTTATTTTAAATTGTGATAATAGATTAATT is a window encoding:
- a CDS encoding chlororespiratory reduction 6 domain-containing protein gives rise to the protein MEHDKYALINLVISKMEIDSLDFNDVLNTLTEMHETPKKYFNKLVLTIHGYDNDNREVYEIPEIRNFLQFLDRSFPYWFYYLNTDFPKEHSSHGILASCICEIDNIVQVGNVKNLEFDLESLETFVLNHFKYMNEIMEKEGCTEIEIKELSDRVLSKLM
- a CDS encoding helix-turn-helix domain-containing protein; this encodes MNNRQLTFAREYRGLSQSDLASNINGLSQSNLSKFEKGLGYLSDSIQRDIIEFLNFPKGFFDLKINNIVENANYRKRSGVTKGAVQTFELRCKLIGYIIDQMSEDIDWPEFTFSPLNVDEGYSPEYIASYTRKKLNLGQFDPVKNIFTLIESKGVIIYEIDATEKFDGVSFITDKGYPLIIINKSFSNDRKRFTLAHELGHLLMHNENNYPIPSYRDKEKEANNFASEFLMPDNAIKNSLRGLKFNDLGEYKRYWLTSMASIIRRAFTLGCIKQNEYTYFNIQMSRFGYSKIEPIQVYIDSPALFDKATKLFQVDLAYSNNELQDYLKLPMDILDEIILKENISKLKVIR